The following proteins are encoded in a genomic region of Nicotiana sylvestris chromosome 4, ASM39365v2, whole genome shotgun sequence:
- the LOC138889696 gene encoding uncharacterized protein, which yields MSRYIYLITEDELEQVKKDCNWENKDVVIPSPEEDITTHKVSLEPSSLGDTVAMWPPPPDEEETPKPTKEKKRKRASPANSPKPKKRKARKTRADFAALSTEVAQNLRDDKEEGEYNDYLLVVRKRRSTGASKSAEQAQQKGELVEQLREELKVKEAETLGWKQHMDRFASRKDTLWDQPTSIEHQLQNSKEESLARIRKIEKLEAKSAAELAKAKSEAEAFVSLRQPQRETFQEVHTRGFDLSVDIEKAKTLDDEATALLSDDEDSSSGSKSGGDEHEAPKEEVPEDTAPEDAAPEDMASKDVVPEDVAPQIE from the exons ATGTCCCGATACATCTACTTGATAACTGAAGATGAACTTGAGCAGGTGAAGAAGGATTGCAATTGGGAGAATAAGGATGTTGTGATCCCTTCCCCCGAAGAGGACATCACCACCCATAAGGTAAG TCTCGAACCTTCCAG CCTTGGAGACACCGTTGCTATGTGGCCTCCCCCGCCCGATGAAGAAGAAACCCCAAAGCCaaccaaggaaaagaaaaggaaaagggcttCACCTGCAAATTCTCCGAAGCCCAAGAAAAGGAAGGCTCGAAAAACTAGGGCCGATTTCGCGGCCCTATCTACAGAAGTGGCCCAAAACCTTCGGGATGACAAGGAGGAGGGAGAATATAATGACTACCTATTGGTAGTTCGGAAAAGAAGAAGCACTGGGGCTTCAAAGTCTGCCGAACAG GCCCAGCAAAAGGGCGAGCTGGTGGAGCAGCTTCGAGAAGAGCTCAAGGTGAAAGAGGCCGAGACTCTAGGGTGGAAGCAACACATGGATCGTTTCGCCTCAAGGAAAGATACACTTTGGGACCAGCCAACTTCAATCGAACACCAGCTTCAAAATTCAAAGGAGGAAAGCTTGGCCCGGATCCGCAAAATCGAGAAGCTCGAAGCTAAATCAGCCGCTGAGCTTGCAAAGGCCAAATCTGAGGCAGAGGCATTTGTGTCCTT GCGACAGCCCCAAAGAGAAACTTTCCAGGAGGTGCACACTCGTGGCTTTGACCTGTCAGTTGATATTGAAAAAGCAAAAACTCTAGATGACGAGGCTACCGCTTTACTCTCTGATGACGAGGATTCCTCTAGTGGATCCAAGAGCGGAGGAGATGAGCATGAAGCCCCTAAGGAGGAGGTTCCCGAAGACACAGCTCCCGAGGATGCAGCTCCCGAGGATATGGCTTCCAAAGATGTGGTTCCCGAGGATGTGGCCCCCCAAATAGAATAg